The genomic DNA AAAATCCATGCCATTATTTGCTGTATGTGTTGTTACTCTCTTTGGGAAAGGAAATTCTGCGGTAACAGCGCATAGTCACAGATACAACAGAAAGTAAAGTATTGAACCCATTGTTAGGACAGCGGAGAAACAGCATTGCTTATATGTTTCTAGCACCGTTTGAAGGACAAACTGATAAAATATAAAAGGTGATTATGGTGTTCATTTGATTTGGCCTAGGAATTCCATGTATTGAAATCGACCTTAAGGAAATAACTCACTGAATTAACAAGATAATTGGTTGAAAGATACTCATAATGCTGCCATTTATAGTTCTAaggaattggaaacaacccagacACCCAAAATAGAAGAATAGCTAAATAAAAAGGCACACAAATCACTAATGTAAGATATAGCTGTTTAAGTAACAGCCAGTTAGGTTATTTCAGTACACAGAAATGTTGATGTGATGTAATGTtacaaaaaagaagcaaaatataaaatcGATCATTTATACCAATAACATCCATGTGTGCTCATTGATGAAGATGAAAGGAAATTTAGACTGATTGAAATAACTCATCATTTaatattcttttgaatttttatctGTGTAGAGTTGTTTCAGTtcctgatttttgtttgtttgtttgtttgtttaaagaaaGGTATTTCTCTGGGCTTGTCATGATACTTTGTAACTTCTCCAAATTTTTGTGAGTACCCATGGCATCGCGCAGGCAGGGGTGAGTCCTGATAGGGCGGCGAGCACATTGAAGACTGGCTTACAAAAGGCCGGAAGGCTGCTCTCTGCACAGCCCAGCTGGGAAgagattttattaatttcagcTTGAAGAGCTGGGCTCTTTGCCTCTTACCCACAGTTTCTCTCCTGCTTTCTAGGAAGATCAGCCCATCTACATGGCAGTGAAGGGAGTGGTGTTTGATGTTACTTCTGGAAAGGGTAAGTGGCTTGCATTTATGAATCCTGTTGTTGGGAGAATTTGGCAGCCAgagtgggcactggagggaggaaagggagggaacTCTGAGCAGCCCTCCCTGCCAGATGGAGTTAACACTCCATCAGTGTTGTCATTCAGCcagattattttttctaataatgTCATGCTCCTGCTCAGAAGCCTTCCATGGCTCCCCATTGCCTACAGAATCAGATTCAAACTTGATGGTTTACCCTAGTTGAAGCAGGTGAGAGGAAAAGTGTTACCTAGCAAACAGTTGGGATCCTAGAACATTTTCATGGCATTTCATGTTTTTCCTAATGGTAAGTACAAATGATATCACATGGAGGTGGTTTTGTAATGGTTCATTATTTGGTGCCAAGCAAAAGATATTGAATGGAAAGAAACTTGGCTTCCACCaacatttaagaagactgaatatttttcttgtttgtattttaaatatttttaagagattgttttcattctgtatttttaaaaactcatctcTTAGCCCAGCATGTATGACTTACTCCATAATCTGAACTTGTGGAATCCAAACTGATGTCTGCAGATGGCCTATTGGACATCATGTCATCACTGATTTCCCTCCCCTTGGAGCCTTCTTGGGGGCTCGATTGGGTCTCAGAAGCACGTCCctccccctgctgctgctgctgcatgcACTCCACACTCAcatccccttccttcctccccttacAGAGTTTTATGGACGAGGAGCACCCTACAATGCCTTGGCCGGGAAGGACTCCACCAGAGGGGTGGCCAGGATGTCCCTGGATCCGGCAGACCTTACCCATGACACTGTGAGCCAGACGGCGAGCCTTTGTCATGACGTCCTACCCCCTCGTCCGCGGCCTTCATACCTCTGGGCAATAGCAAAGCTTCCTAACTAGGCTTTTACATTCCAGTCTACTCAGTATGGTGGCCAGCTGTTTGCTTTGAATAGATATTTTACTGTGCTGTTCCTACTCAGAAACCATCCATGGCTCCCCATTTCCTACAGAGTCAAGTCCAAACTCTTGTGAACTTGTGATCAAACTCAGTGACCTTCACAGTCGGCTCCAACCTGCCTTGGCAGCCCCATCCCCCTTACAGTCTATACTCACCACCCCCTGATTCTTGCAGATTTGCTGTTAGTCTCTGAAACCCACTCACCAGACCAGTCTTGATAGCTCAGGGTTTGAGAAACAGTCTCTCCCATACTTATATTTCTGTGGAGGAGAAAAATAGCATTAACAAAAACCACCATTTCAGAGTCTTAGCCATCCCAGCAGAATGGCTGGCATTCTCCCCACTTGTGCTCAGATGAGTCAACTCTTTTCTTTAGCTGTAACATTACAGAAGCAAGAAATTCAGGCGTGGGGAGTGTGTAGTAATCTAAATGGGAGGAGTGTGGAGGATGGTGGGCTTTCTCAGGCAGGAGAGGGTGGGTGCAGGCTGCACGGTGTTCCCCCGTCCCGCCCCAGGCTGGGTTTCTTAGAGTCTTTAATTCCTGTGTCAGCCGGACAGCATACATGATAAAGCCATtgctcccccagcccccactccaATCCCCCTCACCACAGGGTTGTTTCTTAACAAGTCAGtccattatttgtttttttgagaaaatttttCTCTTGCATTAGGGGTGTGAGGAGAGTAAGGCATGCGTGGGTGGTGAGAGGTCAGTGCCAAGCATGAGTCACTCATCCCCACCTTCCATATCTCTTGGGCTTTTCTCCCCAAGATGGGCCTCACGGCCGAGGAGCTGAAGTCCCTGGATGATGTCTTCACCAAAGTGTACAAAGCCAAGTATCCCATCGTCGGCTACACGGCCCGAAGAATTCTCAGTGAGGACGGCAGCCCCAACCTGGACTTCAAGCCTGAAGACCAGCCCCACTTTGACATAAAGGACGAGTTCTGATATCCCATCTGAAAGGACATGATGAGGTGGGAGACTCACAGGTGTGAAATCTGCAGACTAGGCTGCCCAGGCCTCTGGCCATTCAGGTCCGAATAAAGCAGACACTTAACCTGGGGCTGTGACTTCCTCTTGTTGTCCTTGGTCAGGCGTCCTGTCCACCTGGGCGTCCTGCCCGCACACCAGCCAGGGTGGGAATAATAGCCAAAGGGGGAAGCTTCCTCAGTGTCAGCACTGGCTGGCTGGAGCGTGGAATCACAGGTgacctgtatttcttcttttatttttctgaactcGCCAAATTTTCTACTGTGACCATGTTTCAGAAtaagcacaaaaataaacttcCTGTTTGCACAAAGGGAGAATTCTTCCACGTTGCCCTCGCCTTGCAGCCTCATCAGGACCACGTGTATGGGGCAGCCTGGTGCTCACCTGCCGCATCCTGCTGTCTGCCTGCCCACCTGCGGGGGCCAGGAGGCAGGGGCATCTGCGAGACAGGGCGGGGACGGTGAGGACTAGGTGGCAGggtggagaaagggaaaggagGAGATGAAAGGGTCTGACTGCACCACCACAACCAGGAAGAAGCACCCGTGTGAAGTGGCTGCATCCCCGGCTGCCGCTGGAAAGGGGTGAGGGGGGCCGGGGCCCAGTGTGGGCACAGCCTGGCTCAGAGCTCATCGGGAGGATGGGGAGACAAACACCACGCTGGTCTCAGGACAGATTTCATATGGAAAGTCTTGCTGAGAAGGGGCATCTTCCTGCTAAGGGACgtttggcaatgtctagagatACTTTTAAATTCTTGATAGTCATAGCTGGGGGGTGCTTTCTGGCATTTAGTGTCCAGGGATGTCAAATGTCTTGTACTGCACAGGATCATCATGTAGGCCACATAGGTTCCCCATGAAGAATTACCTCTAAGATGTCAATTGTGTGGAGGTGAGATGCCTCTGCTTTAGACTCATCCTGTAGTTTTATGGTAGAGATGAACCTCTCTGACTTaaaactttgtcttttattaAGAAGCAACTGCCTGCAAGAGAGAGTTTTTACATTAAGCAGAAGAATCTCCTTGGTTGTTCAAAATGCTGATTCTGAGGTCCTGTCCCCAGGGCTTGTGACTCCTAGAACATGGCCTGGGAACTGTTGTTTAATGCATTCCCCAGGAGTCTGTGATACAGATGGGTCCAGATATACTTTGAGAAACACCAGCCACCTCAGAGAGAACTCATCCAGTCCTCTCTGGGAACCAGGGTTGACCTTTGCTTCACTGTTTAGTTTGTGCAGCCTAGAGAGTCTGGTGAACTCCTGGGCCATGCCCAAGAAGCTGGGAGCGTCATGGCCACTGACAGTAATGGGCCTGGAATATCACACAGGACTCTGCCTGGAATTCAGGAAGTTGCTTATGTGGCCAAGGTAGACTTTATTGGGACATTTTGTCTCAAAACAAATAGTTTGTAATGAACACAAACGCTTCTAAGCTTGGGAACACCCCAGACATGACTTCTATTATGTGCCACCCACTTCACCCATCACCAAACAAAGGGTGGGCTGGGATTCCATGTCTGCAGCCTGGGAATGCCTCCAAATGCAGACCCTGGGAGCGCTCCAGGACCACTGTATTCCCCAtgcccctctcctccccttgccccccaTCAAAACAGTTTTCCCTCAGGGACTCAGGCTTCCTACTTTTGCAATTTTGCCCCATCCCTGCCCTGCACCTCAAATGATGTTTGTGAATTATTTCCCAAAATCTGAGCTCCTCCTGCGAGGAGCAGCCTTCGTTGTCCCCCAGAGAACCCAAGCTCCCTCGCCCCACGTTTCCCTGCACCCTGATCCAtatgctccctccctccctgggctcAGGGGACTGCAGCTGAACAGGGCCTGCCCCTTGCTGCCGGCTCCCTTCCATAACAGGGACCAAGAGGCTTACAGGCAGGAAACAAGGCCCTGGGGTCTGGAGCCTGGTTTGCTGTTTGAGAAATGAGACCACTAAGTATTAAATGTCCCAGCACAGTGAGTGATGGAGCTGACAGGCCCaaagaagagggcagaggggcctGACCAGCAAACCAGGTCTTGGGGGTGGGGTCACGCAGAGGGCATCTGGCCCCAATCCCAGCCTGATACTGGACTGACGGCCACTCCATGTCCTTCCCACCTGATCCAGGGGGTCTCCTCACCGCATCATTAGCTTCCAGGAGAAAAACAAGAGTCTGAATATAGCAACCTCCCATTCTACACGGCTTCCTTCAAAAGTCTGCTTCTCAAAGTGCCAGTtgtgggcaggaggagcaggagcaGCCAGGCAGCCCAGCTTCCTGAAGGCTCTCCATGCGCCATGGCCCGCGGGCACCCAGCACGCACCAGCCCTGCCACTGCGATGCCCAAGAGGAGGGTCGCTCCTGCCAAGGGTGCGCAGCAAAGGGGGAGCCCAAGAGGAGATTGGCGAGGGTGTCTGTTTTGCTCTCACAAAAGTGGAAATGAAGCCAAAAAAGGCAGCAGGACAGGATAAATCTTCAGACAAAAAAGTGCAAACAGAAGGGAAATGGGGAGCAAAGGGAAAGGCTGAATCGCCTGCCCAGAAAACAAGATTTATCTgcagaaaaggaagaaactaaAAATGAGGGGAGTCCAGCCTCTGGTGAATCGGGAGAAGCCAAGTCTGATTAATACCATGTACCACGTCTTCCCAGGGGGCCCTGCCTCCCTTCTTGTACAATCCAGAGGAATATTTTTATCAACTATTTTGTAAATGCAAGTTTTTAGGAGCTctagaaacatttttaagaagcaGAGAATCCCACCTCATCCCAGTTTTTAAGTGTAAATCCATTTTTTTAAGAGGTAAAACCACTTGCTAGAtgtttattttttggtataaCCAGCAAACAGTGGGATATAGAACATGGGAGGCTTCGATTGTCTTGGGTGTCAGCTTAGCATTCCATAACAGGGGTGGTTTTTCTATCATGTAATCTAAACATACTAAATGGCAATTTGAAGTCAGTCGTGCATTTAGTGTATCTCGAACATTTAAAATGACTTCTACTCCTGTGTTGTTTTTGGTAGAATTGTTTCCTAAAGAAAACCAGTTGCTGACCTCGACTCTCCCTGTCAGGATTTTGTGCATCCGTAACACCTCTTGTCGTCGCAGTCTGATTTTTCCTAGTAACTTTGTTAACGTGCTGTGAAAGACTGAAAATTTGCATATGTAGTGTATATGATATGACATTGTGAATTAGTGCAGCTTAACGATGTAACAGCATACCAACATTTGAAGATAATGGTATTTGATACCTGATTAAGGAAAATTTGCCTCCAAAGTTTAAGCTAGCAAGTTGCTGGAATAACTTTAGAAAAGAACCACTACAAGATTGTTTAGGTATTTGGTACTTACGTTAAGAATTGTGTACAAATTGAAATGTCTGTGTACTGATGCTCCAAACAAATAAAATCTCgaccctaaaagaaaaaaaagccccaaTCTCCAGAGCATGTCTCCATCAGCTCCTGGCAGCCCCTGTGGGCAGCCCAGTCCCTGTGAGGCCATGAGTGCGCTGGCCCCAGGCCCTCTACAGGCGTCACTGTGATTACCCCGGATCACCTGCAGGGCCCACGTAGCAGCAGCCCTGCTCTGAAAGATGGCGCCTCTGAAGGCACAAAGGCCTTACTGAAGCAGACCTGAAACTACCCGGGCTTTTCCGGAGAATTGGGCCGTCTGCCCGCAGATGGTGGGGAAACTGACCAGGCAGAGGTTGGCCCTGCAGGCCCCTGTCCAGGACATCTCTGCCTGGAGAAGTATTTAATACTGTGATGTGTCGCTCATCTTTTATGCTCCATTccacagcctgctggcccagcacaAGTGGTGTGATCTCTCAGTGCCAGATTCAGTTCTCTTCCCTGGGCTGCTTTGCCAGCCAGTGGCTCTAAGACTCTAAGCCATTCTGGAGCATTCCCAACCAGCAAGTGCAAGGGGCTAACGCCCCTGGAACAAACTGTCCACCAACAGGGGCTGGCACCAGCAGACCAATCCCGCACCTTCCTGCAGGTTCCTAAGAGGGGCTCCAGAGATGGAGCTCAGTAACACACCCTTGAActggccctgcctccttcccagcTCCCTTCTTCCGGTCCCCTGCACCTGATCCCACGCATCATTTCCTGAACGTGTGTCGCTGCTCACAAGCCCTACTTTGGGGAGTCTCTGCTTTGGGGAGAGCCCCGGTTAGCACACAAATCTACTTGCTCAGACGCTGAcacactgcccccaccccaaactCAGGCGTATTGGGGTATCTTACACGTGTATAGCACCTGATAGTTGGCAAAGACTTGTTCCACTGATTatggctgtgtaacaaattacccccagAACTCAGTGGCGTGAAAAACAGCTATTCTTTGTGCCCAGAGACTGTGTGTGTCAGTAGCTCTGAGGGCGCAGTGGGAACACCTGTCTGTCCCTGAGGTCTGGAGCCTCCGTTGGCATGACAAAGACTCGCTGGCTTACATTTCCGGTGGGTAATGCTGGCTCTTGGCAAGGAACTGCATTCCTCTCCGCGTGTAGCTTCTCACAATATGGTGGCTGGGCTGTGCCTCCTTTTATGACCCAGCCTCTGGCCTCAGACAGTATCTCTTCTATCACCAAGGCAACCACAAAGTTCTGCCCAGGGTCAAGGCAAAGAAATGGGGCCATTTTGGGAAAATACAGTCTGCCACTGTTCCCTCCCACAAGATCTCATTAGTTGCTCACAAAGGAGATGCATCTGGTCTTACGGTTTGCAGTGTCTAGatccatgcctggcacatagacaCAAGTAGACAAATCACATTTGTCTTGTGGAGAGGCACAGGTTTTCGAGTTAAACTAACCTCGGTTTGAATCCTGGTTTCATTACTTACTACCTGTATGATGCTGGAGAAGTTACTtagtttctctgagcctcagtttcctaacctTTAACATGAGGGTCAAAATCCCTATTTCCAATGCTGATGCTGGGAATACGTGCATCCTATAGGTAACGGGCCAGCTGACACCTGGTTGGTGCTCACTTTCCCTCTGTTTCTTTGCTCCTACTCCATGCCACGCCCACTCAAGGACTGATGGCTTCTTGGGCCTCCCAGCAGGTTTGTGGGCCAAGGTGGAAAGAAACCTTTAGTTGTATGTCCAGGGTCTCGGCAACAGGCTGCAGCTGGAAGAAGTCAGAGTGACCAGCTGTAGCACTcgctctcttctcccttcctggACACTTGCTGCTCAACCCAGAGCTGCAAACAGTAGCCCAGCTCCCCTGAGGGCATCTCCCTCCAGCAGCTCAGACTCTGTTTTCCCAGATGCCCTGGAGATTCTCCCAGAGTCCCAGGGGCAAGGGGGAAAcccacccctctgcccccagggcaTGGCCTGGACTGCAGCCTTGCTGTGAGGCCTAATACCGGATGTGCCTGGGGTGCCCACTGTGGGCAGCTTGTCCTACCCCAACCCCACCTGATGGTTTGGGTCCCTGCCCAGCCTTCACTTCTCCTAAGGTTGGCCCTATTCCAGAAGTTAAATGACTTCAGTTCCAAAAGGTGCCTCACTGAAAATCTCCCCTGGACACTTGCAtatgctattccctctgcctggactgTGCTTCCCCTTTGCCCTCTTCACCCGCAAAACCTTATCTTGGCTTAGCTCTCACCTTACCAAGGAAGCTTTCCGGGAACCCCCCCCTGTGCAGATGGTACCCGGCAAACCTCTGGGACGGCAGCGATCCACTGCTCTGCGGTTGTGTTTTGATTTGGCTGCTTCTGCACCAGGCTGAGATGCACTTGCCCTGCCCTCACCACCTAGCAGAATGCCCAGCACCGTCTGTGTCTCataaagtaaatgaatgaatgagtgaatagacTGGTGCTCCCACACCCATGGCACCCCTCTCTTTGGCACCCCTTCCCAGCCTGTACTCAGGGCTTCAGGGCTGAATCCTGGGCCCCATCCTGGGGGGGTCACAGCAGCTCCCACCCTCTGCCTGAGGTCTTCAGCAGAGCCCATTGGGCATGGCTTCCAGATCACTCCTGGACCTACCACTCCTGAGCCTTTCTGCAGCCTTGTTAGGCAGGGAACACAGAAAAATAGTCAGTGGTTCCCCTGGTAACCAACACAGTAGATGGTAACCAGCATGGACAGTCTTGGAAAGCCTTGAGGCTGGGAGGAAAGGAAACCCTGCCCCAGCTGGTAGCCGTCCGGTCTGGTCTGGGCAGGGGGCCATCTGAGCAGCCTCTTTTTTTCTCATGGCTTCCTGGGGGACACCTGTTCTGAagcccaaagggaaaaaaatgggctaGAGGAGTTGCCCATTTGCCCAGATTGTTCATCTGTCAGTCCCTGGGTTGCTGCCCTTTTCCCCTCCCTGTGGGGTCGCCGAGTCCTCCACTGGTGTCCCAAGCTGTTTGTCCAGCTCCTCACTTCAGAGGCACCACCAGGAGGCTCAGTCTTGCTGTCAGAGACCTAATATCAGGTGCACCCATCGCACTGGGCTTGTCCAGGCCGCACCCAGACTGTCTGGGTCTCTGCCCAGGTCTTCGCTCCCCTGGCGCTGGGCCCTCCCCCCACGTTCCAGCCAGGCCCACAGCCTTTTCTTGCCAACGCTCCCCTCCATGGCGCTGTCTAGGCCCTGCCCGAGACCCTGCGTTTGCCACCACCCCAGCTCCAGAATGAGCAGAGGGCTAAGAGCGCCCGTGGGCTGAGGTTCGGGAAGGCCCTGTGGTGCAGGGATCGGGGTGAGCCGCAGAGGTGCCAGAGGAGACCAAACAGCATCACGGAAGGGCGAAGCCAGCGTGAGCTGCGGAGCGTCTGAGGGAAGCTGGGCCTGGCGGAACCCAAGAGAAAAACCAGCCCCTGAGAGGCGGAGGCTGGAGCGTGACCCCGGAAGCCCAAGGCCCCCAGGGGTGGGCGCTGGGGCTGGGCCTCTCGGGAGCCGCTGTCTCCTCCCCGTGTGCGGGCGAGGCTGCTGCTTCTCATTCCCCC from Manis pentadactyla isolate mManPen7 chromosome 9, mManPen7.hap1, whole genome shotgun sequence includes the following:
- the NENF gene encoding neudesin — protein: MAGSALGRRLRPLAALALVLALASGLPAVRAGQAPRPAERGPPVRLFTEQELARYAGQEEDQPIYMAVKGVVFDVTSGKEFYGRGAPYNALAGKDSTRGVARMSLDPADLTHDTMGLTAEELKSLDDVFTKVYKAKYPIVGYTARRILSEDGSPNLDFKPEDQPHFDIKDEF